Proteins encoded within one genomic window of Thunnus albacares chromosome 13, fThuAlb1.1, whole genome shotgun sequence:
- the LOC122995362 gene encoding oligophrenin-1-like, which yields MGHPPLEFSECYLDSPEFRETLKCYEQELERSSKFLKELIKDGNSVITAIKGYSLAVQKFSQTLSMFQFDFIGDSLTDDEINIAQSFQEFAGLLQEVEDDRMMLVQNASDLLIKPLEKFRKEQIGITKEKKKKFEKESEKYYSQLDKHLNLSAKKKESQLQEADELLDKERVNFYESSVEYVYQIHQVQDRKKFDVVEPVLAFLHSILTLNNLTVEMTQDFMPYKQELQLSLQNTRNHYESTREEMEELMKRMKHPSQISKMHSLLPMEGYLFCQEKWALGVSWVKYYCKYHKEGRLLVMVPCEQKPTTKQGPTQLTLKSCIRRKTESIDKRFCFDVETIERNTPVTFQALSEGDRKLWMEAMDGKEPIYHSPIHKQAEMELNEIGFKFVRKCINYVETKGVAQEGVYRTVGSNIQVQKLLNAFFDPSHAGDVDLHSSDWDIKTITSALKFYLRSLSEPLMTYSLHRDLMCAAKSDNLDVRLSEIHSLTYKLPEKNREMLEMLIKHLVNVCSHSEENLMTPSNMAVIFGPTLMRAKEETVAAMLDIKFQNIVVEILIEDHKKIFSYMPEDSTAPPVPPPRITPRKRQPITISKRPPRVYQALTHDHFQHAENGQNDSSIADREVSANPVPLQRTKPVSCAPLVPREPPPRQALLPRPANRQDRHSDSDVGKIDDTKQRPDSSSGANGESGVYVSRVPSFQSRRPPPKGTSANREGDCDGLNRMRSTEKPAICRPPVRPPEPPSRHPSVQKTQSSASSDGTATSYVASKTKFFENASRQTGSPPVSPPPSNVKKEN from the exons ATGGGGCATCCGCCTCTGGAGTTTAGTGAGTGCTATCTGGACAGTCCGGAATTCAGGGAGACTCTCAAGTGTTATGAACAAGAGCTGGAGAGATCCAGCAAATTTCTCAAAGAGTTGATAAAAGATGGCAACAGTGTAATCACTGCAATCAAAG GCTATTCTTTGGCAGTTCAGAAGTTTTCCCAAACTCTCAGTATGTTCCAGTTCGATTTCATCGGTGACTCCCTGACAGATGATGAGATCAACATTG CTCAGTCGTTCCAGGAGTTCGCTGGACTCCTGCAGGAAGTGGAGGATGACAGAATGATGTTG GTACAGAACGCCTCTGATCTGCTCATCAAGCCATTGGAGAAGTTCAGGAAGGAGCAAATAGGAATAACAAAA gaaaagaaaaagaagtttgagaaagagagtgaaaaatATTACTCCCAGTTGGACAAACACCTGAATCTTTCTGCCAAGAAGAAAGAGAGCCAACTTCAAGAG GCTGATGAACTCCTAGACAAAGAGCGAGTGAACTTCTACGAATCCTCAGTGGAGTATGTGTACCAGATCCATCAGGTGCAGGACAGGAAGAAGTTTGATGTAGTGGAGCCT GTGCTGGCATTTCTTCACAGCATTTTAACGCTCAATAACCTGACAGTGGAGATGACTCAGGACTTCATGCCTTACAAACAAGAGCTGCAGCTCAGCTTGCAGAAC ACAAGGAACCACTATGAGAGCACTCGCgaggagatggaggagctgatgaaaagaatgaaaCACCCTTCCCAGATCAGTAAAATGCACAGTCTTCTGCCGATGGAGGGTTATCTGTTCTGCCAGGAGAAGT GGGCTTTGGGTGTGTCATGGGTAAAATACTATTGCAAGTATCACAAGGAGGGGAGACTGCTGGTCATGGTACCTTGTGAACAGAAACCTACAACTAAACAG GGCCCTACGCAGCTGACACTGAAATCCTGCATCCGCCGGAAGACTGAATCCATAGACAAGCGCTTTTGCTTTGACGTGGAAACTATCGAGAG AAACACCCCCGTCACTTTCCAGGCTCTTTCGGAAGGAGACAGGAAGTTGTGGATGGAGGCCATGGATGGAAAAGAGCCt atctATCATTCCCCAATTCACAAGCAAGCTGAAA TGGAACTGAACGAGATTGGATTCAAGTTTGTGCGAAAGTGCATCAACTATGTTGAAACAAAAG GAGTCGCACAAGAAGGAGTTTACAGAACAGTTGGCAGCAACATCCAAGTGCAGAAGCTTTTAAATGCCTTCTTTG ACCCCTCACACGCTGGAGATGTGGATCTCCACAGCAGCGACTGGGACATTAAAACCATCACAAGTGCATTGAAGTTTTATCtaag GAGCCTGTCTGAACCACTGATGACCTACAGTCTGCACAGAGACCTCATGTGTGCTGCAA AGTCAGATAATCTTGACGTTCGACTAAGTGAAATTCACTCACTTACCTACAAACTTCCGGAGAAGAATCGGGAGATGCTGGAGATGCTTATTAAACACTTGGTCAA TGTGTGCAGCCACAGTGAAGAAAACCTAATGACTCCTTCAAACATGGCTGTTATCTTTGGACCCACGCTGATGAGAGCAAAGGAGGAGACCGTGGCGGCCATGTTGGACATCAAGTTCCAAAATATTGTAGTTGAGATTCTGATTGAGGACCACAAAAAG ATCTTCAGTTACATGCCAGAGGACAGCACCGCCCCACCTGTCCCTCCTCCTCGGATCACCCCGAGAAAGCGTCAACCCATCACAATCTCCAAGCGGCCACCTCGTGTTTACCAAGCTCTTACTCACGACCACTTCCAACACGCAGAGA ATGGCCAGAATGACAGCTCTATTGCGGATAGGGAAGTCTCAGCGAATCCTGTTCCCCTGCAGCGGACGAAACCTGTAAGCTGTGCTCCGCTCGTTCCAAGAGAACCTCCTCCGAGACAAGCGTTACTACCCAGACCAGCAAACCGTCAGGACAGACACTCAGACTCTGACGTCGGAAAGATAGATGATACAAAGCAAAGGCCAGATTCTTCTTCAGGGGCAAATGGGGAGTCTGGAGTCTATGTGAGCCGGGTACCATCTTTCCAGAGCAGAAGACCGCCTCCAAAAGGCACATCAGCCAATAGAGAAG GAGATTGTGATGGTCTGAACAGAATGAGGTCAACAGAGAAACCTGCCATTTGTAGACCTCCAGTCAGGCCTCCTGAGCCCCCCTCCAGACACCCCTCTGTACAAAAGACCCAGAGTTCAGCCAGCAGCGATGGCACAGCAACATCCTA tGTTGCCtctaaaacaaagttttttgAGAACGCTTCTAGACAAACTGGCAG TCCACCAGTTTCTCCGCCAccatcaaatgtcaaaaaagag AATTAA